A stretch of DNA from Limnothrix sp. FACHB-406:
GCCTACGATGAAATTTTAGATCGTAGCCGAGAAGTGGATTTGGCTTTCATCTTAGAAGATAGCGATCGGGTCATTCAGTCCATCGATCGCGGAGCCGATCGGATCTATCGGATTGTGAATGCCCTACGCAATTTTTCGCGATTGGATGAATCGGATTTGAAATCGGTGGATCTCCATGCGGGCATTGACAGCACGATCGAACTCTTAGACCACGCCTTAGAAGAACGCTCATTCCGACCAGCGATTGCGATCGAGCGAGTCTATGGCGAATTACCCCTCGTTGAGTGTTATGCACGCCAGCTCAATCAAGTTTTTATGCATTTACTCATGAACTCGATCGACTCCCTCGACGAGACCATGAAAAAACACTATCAACGCATTCACGGAAAACCGGCAGACTCAGCCCCGAGCACCCCAACCACCGCTCCCGTCATTTTGGGGGCGGAGCCAGGAACCGAAATTGACCTTAGCAATTCAGAACCCATTGATGGAGGAAGTTATCGTTCACCGGTCTTGAAAACCTCCGCTGACCTACCCGCAAAGGCCCCCCGAAATTCCGGTCAACCAATGAGCCAATCAAAGCTGGAAAATGCGGGTATTGGCAACCTAAATTCTGAAAACGCTAGCACGAGCAATAATGCCAACAACACCAACAACAATCGCCGGAATCGAGGGGCTTCCTTTGCAGAGCAACTGAGATCCAAATTGCAAACCTTTGATGCTAATGGCTCAGGCTTTGAAGCGGCTAAAGCTCCATTACAACCCACCATCACAATTCGCACCAAAGTGGATTTAAACCGCTGGGTTTTGATTTCCATTGCTGACAATGGCTTAGGCATTGACAAACAAGTTCAATCGCGATTATTCGACCCCTTTTTCACAACCAAACCCGTTGGGCAAGGCGCTGGACTAGGGTTATTTATTAGCCATCAAATTATTACGCAGCATGGTGGACAACTTCGCTGCATCTCTGAGCCGGATCAAGGTAGTGAATTTATTATTTTGTTGCCCCTGAAGCAGATTCGCGAAACCAAACCCCAGGAGGAGTTGGCGATGAAGTTGCGATTTAACCAGCTTCAGCGGGGCTTGAGTCATAGTCATGATCGATCGCCCCATTTGGCTTCGGCTCCGGTAGTTTCTGGCACCGAGGAAGAAGCGTCCAAAGGTTAACCACGCCACGGGAACTCCGTCCCTATGTAGTCCGCCCCCGGGGGCAAGTTGGTACAAGGTGGCTCAATTCGGCCGAGCGTAATCGGCCTAGCACGATCGCTCTAGCGCAATCGTTGGGCGATCGGGTCAAAACACAAACGACCAGCCCCCCAGGCCACCACCAGCGCACCAACGGAGACAGCCAGCGCCGCCGCCACCATCACCAAGAGCTGCACCGACACAGCCATCAACGGATCCATGCCTGCCAGCAGGGCCCCACTCACCAGGCCTGGCAAAGTGAATAGTCCCGCGCTGGTGAAACCGTTCAAGGTGGGCACAAGGGCCGATCGCAGGGCGGCGCGACGATGGGGGGCGATCGCCTGTTGGGCCGTGGCCCCCAAACTCAATCGCTGTTCAATATCGTTGCGGTGCGATCGGGCCGCCATCATCACCTGTTCCCCCGCGATCGCCGCCCCATTGGCCGCCGCCCCCAACACCACAGCCCCCACGGGAACCCAAACCCGAGGCTCAAACCACTGCCCCGGCCGCAGCACCAACAGCACCACCGGCACACTGGCCAACAGTCCGGCCCCCAACAGCCCGCCCAACAGCCAGGGCAAGAGTTGGGGCCATCGTTGCCCCATCTGTTGGTGGGCGGAAACCACCGCCAGCCCCCACAATCCCCCCAGGGCGATCGCCAGGCTGCCCGGAGACGGAGCCGCCCAAACCAAGGCCAACAAACTGCCCACCGCCGTGAGTTGCAACAGGGCCCGCCCGATCGCCCGGCCCCAAGCCCGCGTCAGCCCCAAGCCTTGACTGGCACAGAGGCCCACTGTCCCCAACGCCAATCCTCCCAGCCACAACAAATCCACTGGTTCCATGAAAGAACCCAACTCAAAAAGACCTTAACGCCATCCTAAATCACGCATTAATTACGTATTTCTCCACAATTTCTCCACAATCCCTCCGCCATTACTACGTTGCCACCCTGTTGGGGCTGCGTAGTTGATCTGAAATTAATCTGAAATTAATCTGAAATTGATGTGCAATTAATACACCATCAATGCGTCATCAATGCGTCATCTAACGATCCTGATGCACCATTGCTACAAAATAAATCTGCAATTATCATGTCGTTAACCTAGGATTAATTGAGCCTCCAAGTTAGATTTTCTTGAATAATTGATCACAGTTATTGATTGCAATGATTAATTGTAATGTTTTATTTCATTTCAAAAAGTTTTGAACA
This window harbors:
- a CDS encoding ABC transporter permease, coding for MEPVDLLWLGGLALGTVGLCASQGLGLTRAWGRAIGRALLQLTAVGSLLALVWAAPSPGSLAIALGGLWGLAVVSAHQQMGQRWPQLLPWLLGGLLGAGLLASVPVVLLVLRPGQWFEPRVWVPVGAVVLGAAANGAAIAGEQVMMAARSHRNDIEQRLSLGATAQQAIAPHRRAALRSALVPTLNGFTSAGLFTLPGLVSGALLAGMDPLMAVSVQLLVMVAAALAVSVGALVVAWGAGRLCFDPIAQRLR